The DNA segment GCGGTCATGATACCGGAGCATGAAATACAGCATTGCGCGGGCAGAGTTGCCTTTATTGGCGTCACAAGGCTCAAACACCCCGTCGCTGCCCAGCCTGGAGCCGGAGTTTGTAGAATATATTGCCCGCGAAACCATGCCGTAAGGATAGGCCCCTCTCCGGCCGTTCGGGGTGACGAAAGTTGACTGCAGGTGATGCAGATCCGATTTCATCGGCAGCGCTTCCCGGAAAAACGATTGCGGCCAGCTGTGTTCCGCGTTAATGCCCTGCTTGTCAATAACCCCGTCGCCGTTCAGGTCATTCTGTTCGCGGTAAGAACTGCCATCTCCGGAAGTGCCCGGCATCAGAATCTGCGAATAAGCCGTTAAAACCCCTTTTTCCCCATTGCGCGAGATATTGTCAAGCTGGCTGTACATAAGGTACCGCGCTTCGCCGTAAGATAGCGATTTTGCGCCATCGTTTACATAATCGTGGAGCGCGTCAAACAGTTCCGCGCCCGACAGATTGTCAAAACCGGAAGCTTTCAGTTTCGGAGTGTTGCCGCCGGAGTAGTTGACGACGACAACAACGGCCGGCTTCCGGGCTTCATTAACCGCAGGAACGCCGTAATGGCTGGCTTTGCGGCCGAAGAACGAGGACAACTGGGAGAATGCGGAATTTGAGCCGTAACCGACTATGCCCACGAATTGAACGTCATTGCCGGAAGAAACGTTTTTTTGCTCCGCAGCCTGCAATCCCGGCAGAAAACCAAGAACCACAAAGACTGCGCATATAAATGAATATTGTCTGTTCCTCATAATCAGAAGTATTGCAGGTCCGCTGATATTTCGCATGGGCCTAAAGGCCCAATTTTCATTACCCGCAGGATCTATTTCCCGCTACCATTTAATCAGGCAGTCCGGGTTATCGGGGAAAATCCGGCGGAGGTTGGTGTAGTCTTCATCGCCGACCATTTCATGCCCGATTTTTTCGGAATGAGGCGACAGGCCCATCGGCCCCACGTTCTGCTTCGACATTTTGTGGATCACATAGTCACCCACATGCAGCAGCGCATCCAGCCCGGAGGCGGAATGCGCCTCCATCTGAAACCAGGTGTCGCCTTCGCCTGTTTTCCCGAATAAAACGACGCCCATCCCGGGAAACCGCACTTCATACTGGGGCGTGCTCACCCCGGGATAATGGGAGGAAATGCGCTGGCGCGCATCCGGCAACATCGCCCATTTGTCATACAGGCGGCCCCGATCCCGCACTATG comes from the Elusimicrobiaceae bacterium genome and includes:
- a CDS encoding endonuclease, yielding MGIVGYGSNSAFSQLSSFFGRKASHYGVPAVNEARKPAVVVVVNYSGGNTPKLKASGFDNLSGAELFDALHDYVNDGAKSLSYGEARYLMYSQLDNISRNGEKGVLTAYSQILMPGTSGDGSSYREQNDLNGDGVIDKQGINAEHSWPQSFFREALPMKSDLHHLQSTFVTPNGRRGAYPYGMVSRAIYSTNSGSRLGSDGVFEPCDANKGNSARAMLYFMLRYHDRSIRSGGYSQQFWTNKVNTLLLWNRQDPPDENEIRRNELVSRYQNNRNPFIDDYTLADKIGASVWKSF